The following proteins are encoded in a genomic region of Paenibacillus sp. FSL R7-0273:
- a CDS encoding ABC transporter ATP-binding protein, giving the protein MENIIEVTSLQKAFGSSQALKDVTFSVKRGEIFGFLGPSGSGKTTTIKILTAQLRPTSGSAYAFGVSTEQLKSEAYRQKVGIVTDNTALYGRLNVYDNLKLYCDLYGVPYQRIAEVLQMVNLAGEEKKTVSKLSKGMLQRVILARAFLHEPELLFLDEPTSALDPVNTKHIHEGLLLLKEKGTTIFLTTHDMNEAEALCDRVAFLNSGEIRLLDSPKKLRQQRGEPTLTVELADGSMVIVPKGPEGADQMFRYMSTNQLVSVQSNHPTLGDIFVEVTGRKLA; this is encoded by the coding sequence ATGGAGAATATTATTGAAGTCACTTCATTACAGAAAGCATTCGGGTCTTCCCAGGCGCTGAAGGATGTCACGTTCAGTGTGAAAAGAGGAGAGATATTCGGGTTCCTCGGTCCCAGCGGTTCAGGCAAGACGACTACTATTAAAATCCTGACAGCACAGCTGAGGCCGACATCCGGAAGCGCGTATGCCTTTGGTGTAAGCACTGAGCAGCTGAAGTCTGAGGCCTACCGGCAAAAGGTTGGCATCGTCACAGACAACACGGCCCTGTACGGCAGGCTGAATGTCTACGATAATCTGAAGCTGTATTGCGATCTTTACGGCGTGCCGTATCAAAGAATCGCTGAGGTGCTCCAGATGGTTAATCTGGCGGGTGAAGAAAAGAAGACTGTATCCAAGCTGTCGAAAGGGATGCTGCAGCGGGTTATTCTGGCAAGGGCATTCCTGCACGAGCCTGAGCTGCTGTTCCTGGACGAGCCGACTTCGGCGCTAGATCCGGTCAATACAAAGCATATTCATGAAGGGCTGCTTCTATTAAAGGAGAAGGGCACGACGATTTTCCTGACGACACATGACATGAATGAGGCAGAGGCGTTATGCGACCGGGTTGCGTTCCTGAACAGCGGGGAAATCCGGCTCCTGGACAGCCCCAAAAAGCTGCGCCAGCAGCGGGGGGAGCCCACTCTGACAGTCGAGCTGGCCGACGGCAGCATGGTCATTGTCCCGAAGGGGCCTGAAGGCGCGGACCAGATGTTCCGTTATATGAGCACGAACCAGCTTGTATCCGTGCAATCGAATCATCCGACACTTGGCGATATATTTGTAGAAGTGACAGGGAGGAAGCTGGCATGA
- a CDS encoding ABC transporter permease, with protein sequence MTFSTRRIIAILQKDYKDLSRNLFVSTTLIMPLLMAVLFGRMGIVGIASHYLIINLGFILVGAYVQSSLIAEEKEKNTLRGLMLSPASTLEIFCGKSLLSFIATAVVVAGSIWLSGYNPRNMAVIAIALVLSAVFYVGLGTLIGLFTKSVMEASVVIVPIMFIFSSGSFLTPFIEKYPVLAVVEYMPNLQLLELANRVEAGAGLGDVMLHLLVILAWVLVIHAVAAYVYKKRMVDE encoded by the coding sequence ATGACATTTTCAACGAGAAGAATAATTGCTATTTTGCAAAAGGATTATAAGGACTTGTCCCGCAATTTGTTCGTATCCACCACATTAATTATGCCGCTCCTGATGGCTGTTTTATTCGGCCGCATGGGGATTGTAGGCATTGCTTCTCATTATTTGATCATTAATTTGGGCTTCATCCTGGTAGGGGCTTATGTCCAGTCCTCCCTGATTGCGGAAGAGAAGGAAAAGAACACACTGCGCGGACTGATGCTGTCTCCGGCCAGTACACTAGAAATCTTTTGCGGAAAAAGCCTGCTGAGCTTTATCGCCACAGCTGTTGTTGTTGCCGGATCAATCTGGCTCAGCGGCTATAATCCCCGGAATATGGCTGTAATTGCTATTGCGCTCGTGTTATCCGCGGTGTTCTATGTTGGACTAGGTACGCTGATCGGTTTGTTTACCAAATCGGTTATGGAGGCCTCTGTAGTTATCGTTCCGATTATGTTCATCTTCAGCTCCGGCTCCTTCCTCACTCCGTTTATCGAGAAATATCCGGTACTGGCTGTGGTAGAATATATGCCGAACCTTCAATTGCTGGAGCTGGCGAACCGTGTAGAGGCTGGTGCCGGCCTGGGTGATGTTATGCTGCATCTGCTGGTCATCCTGGCTTGGGTACTGGTGATACATGCAGTTGCTGCCTATGTGTATAAGAAGCGGATGGTGGATGAATAA